A stretch of DNA from Nitrospira sp.:
GTAGGCATCACGGACAAAGATCCTGCCGCCCCCGGCTTGCAACGCGCACGGGATTTCCAGGTGCTGGTTGAACCACAGGCGGCTGACCTGATCCAGAACGACCGCGTCACGCTGATTATGGATGTGACCGGCGATCCTTCGATGAATCGCATGATTCAGACGTTAAAGCGGCCTGGCGCCGAGGTGTTGAGCGGCGGAGCGACTCGACTGCTCTGGAAGCTGGTCCAGCATCAATCCACACTGGAAGCCGAACTGTTTCAAGCCGACAAACTCGCCGGGCTGGGCTCGTTTGCCGCCGGCATCGCGCATGACATCAACAATCCCCTCCAGCTGATCCTCGGGCTCGCGGAAAATCTCGAAGACGAGCAGGACCTCAGCGTCGTGCACGAGCAGGCTCGCGACATCACCGAGGCCGTCAAACGCACCAGCGCCATCTGCCGCGACCTGACGCGCTATGCCAGGCGCAATAGCGCAGCCGAAGACGTCATGGTCAACCTCAACACGAAACTGGATGAGGCCCTGCGAATCGCGCGGTATGCCGTGACGCTGCAGGATGTCACGGTCGTGAAACGGTATGCCGACGAGGCGACCGTCAAGGGCAATCCCGATGAATTGCTCCACGTCTTTGTGAACTTGATCACGAATGCGGTCCAGGCCATTCAGGTTCGCGGGACCCTCACGCTCGAAACCAAGGTCAGCCCAGACGCCACGATCAGCGCTTCCGTGAGCGACACCGGATGCGGCATTCCGAAGGAGGCGTTTGCGAAAATTTTCGAGCCGCTCTACACGACGAAACCTCCTGGGAAAGGGACGGGCTTAGGATTGTACAATGTGATGTCGGTCATTTCGAAGATGGATGGGCACATTTGCGTCGAAAGTGACGTGGGTGTCGGCACGACGTTCCGCATTGAATTTCCACAGGTGCAACCGACCACATCATGCGCGCCACTGTGACGAACACCCCACGCCCCTCGTCCAATCCGCTGGGATGGGGACTGAAGCGAAAGCTGATCGTCTCCATGCTGCTGGTCGGCATTGTGCCGCTACTACTCGGCCTCGGTATGGCCTTTCTGCGCGGCTCGAAAGAGATCCAAGTCGTCAGCGGCGAAAGCTTTCAAGCCTTGGCCACTGAAGCCGCCAGAAAATTGGATTTGCTCGTGGCCGAGGAGGTAGCCAGGACGTCGCGCATCACCGTCCACCCGGCCATCATTCAACAATTGGAACATCGCCGCGATCTGCTGCAATCCGGCGACCCACGAGTATCCCCGGCGGCTGTCACCCAACAACGCACCGAATGGGCCGCGCACGATCCCCTGGCGGTCAAGGCCATCACGGACAATCCCACCGCGCTTCTGCTGCGGGGATTTTATGCCGGCTCCCAGAGTGAGTCCGACCTATTACTGCCCCAGGTCGTGCGAGCGGCTACGAAAAAACTCTTCATCACGGATGTGCAGGGCAATCTCTTCGCGGCGCTCACCACGTTCCCCAGCTACGCAAATGCCGAGAGTCTGTGGTGGAAGGGTGCCTACAACAAGGGGGTGGGCCAGCTCTATATCGAAGATCTGTACTTCGACGAGCAGGTCAATACCTATGTCTTCAGCATCTCGCTGCCCATTATGGACAGCCTTCGCTACGAAGTGGTGGGGATCCTCCATCGAGTCATCGACGCAAAAGAATTTTTCTCCCCCTCGACACACCCGATCCGGTTCGGCAAAACCGGCCACGTCATGCTGATCGACAGCCGGGGGATCGTCCTGAGTTGCCCCATTCTGCCGACGGGAGTCCGCCTGTCCGATCCGGCGCTGATTCCCCAGGTCACCGGCAGGGAACCGGGCTGGGTCACCGCCGGCAGCGACGGCCATGGGGGGCAAGGTACCGCCATTATCGGATATGCATTGCTGCCTGAAACCAGCCGCGCCACCAATGGATCCCTCGAAAACGGCGCCTGGCACACGTTTGTCTGGCAATCGTCCGACGAGCTTTTTTCGCCGATCCGGCATCTCATGTTATGGATGGTGATTCTCGCATCCGTCGCCCTCTGCCTGCTTGCAACCTTGGGATACTTTGCCGCCAGCCGGATCGTCACGCCGGTCCGCCGCCTGCAAGAGGCCGCCCGCCTCATCGGGCGTGGGGAACTGCAGGAACCGATCGACATTCGTACGGGCGATGAACTGGAAGAACTGGCCATTGAGTTCAACCGCATGCATACCCAATTGGAGGCGGCCTTCGCCGGACTGAGCACGCAGGTCGAAGAAAAGACACAAGAGGTGCAGTACCTCCAGAAATCCACCGACCAGGTCCTGGACGCGGTACCAACCCCCATTATCATGATCGATCAACAAGGCCTCATCCAGTACATGAACCGGGCCTCGCGGGACACGTTGAACGCGAAGTCAGAGGACTGGTCCTCCCGGCCGTTGTTCGAGCTGCTTCCGATCGATAACGAGCATCGCCAGGCCCTTCGCCGGGATTTTCGGCTGGTGGAAGCCGGCATGCCCGTGGCGTCTTCCCGCACGGATCAGGACCAGGCGCCTCGGGAAGCGCGAGACCCGTTGAATCAAACGCTCAGCCCCGCACCGGCTTCATTGCGGCGGGAATTGCGCATCGGCCCACATCTGTATCATTACGAATGGTTCCCGCTCGAA
This window harbors:
- a CDS encoding HAMP domain-containing protein; amino-acid sequence: MRATVTNTPRPSSNPLGWGLKRKLIVSMLLVGIVPLLLGLGMAFLRGSKEIQVVSGESFQALATEAARKLDLLVAEEVARTSRITVHPAIIQQLEHRRDLLQSGDPRVSPAAVTQQRTEWAAHDPLAVKAITDNPTALLLRGFYAGSQSESDLLLPQVVRAATKKLFITDVQGNLFAALTTFPSYANAESLWWKGAYNKGVGQLYIEDLYFDEQVNTYVFSISLPIMDSLRYEVVGILHRVIDAKEFFSPSTHPIRFGKTGHVMLIDSRGIVLSCPILPTGVRLSDPALIPQVTGREPGWVTAGSDGHGGQGTAIIGYALLPETSRATNGSLENGAWHTFVWQSSDELFSPIRHLMLWMVILASVALCLLATLGYFAASRIVTPVRRLQEAARLIGRGELQEPIDIRTGDELEELAIEFNRMHTQLEAAFAGLSTQVEEKTQEVQYLQKSTDQVLDAVPTPIIMIDQQGLIQYMNRASRDTLNAKSEDWSSRPLFELLPIDNEHRQALRRDFRLVEAGMPVASSRTDQDQAPREARDPLNQTLSPAPASLRRELRIGPHLYHYEWFPLEGRSGAGKRFGLVLRDTTDESRLQDQLIQAEKSGSLDVLTAGIGHELNNPLFGILGLGEAIQEEADLERAKGYAQDIVGHGRKMAAIIRDFTGVAARESKSQRIPVDVTAQLEQALAIVQTSHECLGLNVQKHYVAVSPVTALPDQVRLAFINVLTNAIQAMHGQGDLWLTTEEQDDMVTIKIRDNGPGIPKQHLGKVFDPFYTTKGQGEGSGLGLTVAQRLIKKFGGEIRLECPEGQGTTCVITLPADKSGVRKEEPCVSS